A DNA window from Brassica napus cultivar Da-Ae chromosome A4, Da-Ae, whole genome shotgun sequence contains the following coding sequences:
- the LOC106368695 gene encoding wax ester synthase/diacylglycerol acyltransferase 3 isoform X2, with amino-acid sequence MKKGKYMASEEEEERGTEEPLSPVSRLLSSPELCAVIVVTLGLKTRCNISSVVAGIKESLIKLPRFSCKLDMDSKNKKKGEPVWVPVRIQVESHVIVPDLDHVNLENPEDFIEDYCSTIANTSMDMSIPPWEFHVLNLKTSNAESVGIVKFHHSLGDGMSLMSLLLACSRKTSDPNALPTIAATTKKHQKSNDKGWWFIGSGFWYMIRFIFINFVEVFKFVLTLCFLRDTKSDLSSEFMDGIQPKKVIHRIINFDDVKLVKNIMQMKVNDVLLGMTQAGLSRYLSRKYDEDTTTEKKKVLDRIHLRGTVAVNLRPYTKIQDLDNVMTKGAKCTWGNFVGLVIFPLWIRSEDDPLEYVRQAKATMDKKKLSLEAFNFYGVIKLNMKFFGEKVVQAISKRLFDHTTLTYSNMMGPDEEISIFDQPISYLAASALTGSQPQSISKISIYATSFSLRRRSFLIVKILMEFESEDAAKMFYDDYSRSLGFVMRVMSCRRSERDGRILARRFGCNKEGRCVSVRGKSGSVRKPRQSTRGGLVRLCDSC; translated from the exons ATGAAGAAAGGAAAATACATGGCGagtgaggaggaggaggaaagaGGAACCGAGGAACCACTTAGTCCAGTTTCCCGGCTACTCAGTTCACCTGAACTATGTGCCGTCATTGTGGTAACACTAGGGTTGAAAACTAGATGCAACATATCCTCAGTTGTTGCAGGCATCAAGGAGTCATTGATTAAGCTCCCTCGCTTCTCTTGTAAACTg GACATggatagtaaaaataaaaagaaaggagAACCAGTTTGGGTTCCCGTCAGAATTCAAGTAGAAAGTCATGTAATTGTTCCAGATCTAGATCATGTCAACCTAGAAAATCCTGAGGATTTCATAGAAGATTATTGTTCTACCATAGCCAATACTTCAATGGACATGTCCATACCACCATGGGAGTTTCACGTGTTAAACCTAAAGACTTCAAATGCAGAATCTGTGGGTATAGTAAAATTTCATCATTCTTTGGGGGATGGAATGTCTCTTATGTCACTTTTACTCGCTTGTTCGCGAAAAACATCAGACCCCAACGCACTTCCTACTATTGCtgctacaacaaaaaaacatcaaaaatctAATGATAAGGGTTGGTGGTTTATTGGTAGCGGATTTTGGTATATGATAAGATTCATCTTCATCAATTTTGTTGAAGTGTTTAAATTTGTGCTTACATTATGTTTCCTACGAGACACCAAAAGTGATCTTTCGAGTGAATTCATGGATGGAATTCAACCTAAGAAAGTTATCCATCGGATAATAAACTTTGATGATGTCAAGTTGGTGAAGAACATAATGCAAATG AAGGTAAATGATGTTCTTCTTGGAATGACACAAGCAGGTCTCTCAAGATATTTGAGTAGAAAATATG ATGAAGATACTACGACCGAGAAGAAAAAAGTCTTAGACAGAATTCATCTTCGTGGTACTGTAGCTGTAAACTTAAGACCATATACAAAAATCCAG GATCTGGACAATGTGATGACGAAAGGTGCAAAGTGTACATGGGGAAACTTTGTAGGTCTCGTTATATTTCCTCTGTGGATAAGATCAGAAGATGATCCGTTAGAATATGTCCGACAAGCCAAAGCTACTATGGATAAGAAAAAACTTTCTTTAGAAGCATTTAACTTTTACGGAGTCATCAAACtcaatatgaagttttttggaGAAAAG GTAGTACAAGCTATTTCAAAGAGGTTATTCGATCATACAACATTGACATATTCAAATATGATGGGTCCAGATGAAGAAATAAGTATATTTGACCAACCAATATCTTACCTCGCAGCAAGTGCATTAACAGGATCTCAA CCCCAGTCAATTTCTAAAATATCAATTTATGCCACCTCTTTCTCTCTTCGCCGAAGATCCTTTCTGATCGTCAAAATTCTCA TGGAATTTGAATCCGAGGATGCGGCCAAGATGTTCTACGACGATTACTCTAGAAGTTTAGGGTTTGTGATGCGTGTAATGTCTTGTCGGAGATCCGAGAGAGATGGCAGAATCCTTGCCCGGAGATTCGGTTGTAATAAAGAAGGTCGATGTGTTAGTGTCCGTGGCAAGTCTGGTTCTGTCAGGAAACCAAGACAGAGCACGAGAGGAGGACTTGTAAGGCTATGTGATTCATGTTAA
- the LOC106368696 gene encoding protein FAR1-RELATED SEQUENCE 5-like isoform X1 encodes MAVEPREGTEFESEEAAKMFYDDYSRSLGFVMRVMSCRRSERDGRILARRFGCNKEGRCVSVRGKSGSVRKPRQSTREGCKAMVHVKYDRSGKWVVTKFVKEHNHPLVVEPRQARQSLDEKDKRIQELTIELRNKKRLCAAYKEQLDAFAKIVEEYSNRMSKRVESVVENLKEFEEIEFELLRSKQDAIYKPALNV; translated from the exons ATGGCAGTGGAGCCTCGTGAAGGCACTGAGTTTGAATCCGAGGAAGCGGCCAAGATGTTCTACGACGATTACTCTAGAAGTTTAGGGTTCGTGATGCGTGTGATGTCTTGTCGGAGATCCGAGAGAGACGGAAGAATCCTTGCCCGGAGATTCGGCTGTAATAAAGAAGGTCGATGTGTTAGTGTTCGTGGCAAGTCTGGTTCTGTCAGGAAACCAAGACAGAGCACGAGAGAAGGTTGTAAGGCCATGGTTCATGTCAAGTACGACCGGTCTGGTAAATGGGTCGTAACCAAGTTCGTTAAAGAACATAACCATCCGCTTGTCGTAGAACCACGACAGGCGCGTCAGAGTTTG GATGAGAAGGACAAGAGGATTCAAGAGTTGACGATAGAGCTGAGGAACAAGAAGCGGTTATGCGCAGCGTATAAGGAGCAGCTAGATGCGTTTGCGAAGATCGTTGAGGAATATAGTAATCGGATGTCGAAGAGAGTTGAGAGTGTGGTTGAGAATTTGAAGGAGTTTGAAGAAATAGAGTTCGAGCTGTTGCGTAGTAAACAAGATGCTATTTATAAGCCAGCTTTAAATGTGTGA
- the LOC106368697 gene encoding calmodulin-like protein 5, which produces MVRIFLLYNLLNSFLLSLVPKKLRTLFTLSWFDKTPHKNSSMSLSPSPSSAPSIKTDPTELKRVFQTFDKNGDGRITKTELNDSLENLGIYIPDQELTQMIHNIDANGDGCVDIDEFESLYSSIVDEHRKDGETEEEDMKDAFNVFDQDGDGFITVEELKSVMGSLGLKQGKTLEGCKKMIMQVDGDGDGRVNYKEFLQMMKGGGFSCSN; this is translated from the coding sequence ATGGTGAGAATCTTCCTTCTCTACAATCTCTTAAACTCTTTTCTCCTCTCTTTAGTACCAAAGAAGCTTCGAACTCTCTTCACTCTTTCCTGGTTCGACAAAACTCCCCACAAGAACTCATCCATGTCACTCTCTCCATCACCGTCCTCTGCTCCATCCATAAAAACAGATCCCACCGAGCTAAAACGTGTTTTCCAGACCTTCGACAAGAACGGAGACGGTCGTATCACCAAAACCGAGCTCAACGACTCGCTAGAGAATCTTGGAATCTACATACCAGACCAAGAACTCACTCAGATGATCCACAACATCGACGCCAACGGCGATGGATGCGTGGACATAGACGAGTTCGAGTCCCTGTACAGCTCCATCGTCGACGAGCATCGCAAGGATggagaaacagaggaagaggaCATGAAAGACGCGTTTAACGTGTTTGACCAGGACGGTGACGGGTTTATCACCGTGGAGGAGTTGAAGTCTGTGATGGGTTCCTTGGGACTCAAGCAAGGTAAGACATTAGAAGGTTGCAAGAAGATGATCATGCAAGtggatggtgatggtgatggtaGAGTTAATTACAAAGAGTTTCTTCAGATGATGAAAGGTGGTGGTTTTAGCTGCAGTAACTGA
- the BNAA04G25010D gene encoding uncharacterized protein BNAA04G25010D, producing MNGTHRHHLLQLVLSCRKITAQVTQPGTSTIIAMASSSEQEFLAQSRANLYRFPRSNSFWDSKTASRVGEKLGLRLRELGVDAVSIDAEEEISRPVHHRKRVLPLFDSVRRSGIRVDGTDQLNDVVPRD from the coding sequence ATGAACGGGACCCACCGTCACCATCTCCTCCAGCTAGTCCTATCCTGCCGCAAGATCACGGCGCAGGTGACTCAACCAGGAACCTCCACCATCATAGCCATGGCTTCCTCCTCCGAGCAAGAGTTCCTCGCCCAGAGCCGCGCCAATCTCTACCGCTTCCCTCGCTCCAACAGCTTCTGGGACTCCAAGACGGCCTCTCGCGTCGGCGAGAAGCTCGGTCTGCGTCTCAGAGAGCTCGGCGTCGACGCCGTCTCCATCGACGCGGAGGAGGAGATCTCAAGACCTGTTCACCACCGTAAAAGGGTTTTGCCGTTGTTTGACTCCGTCCGTCGCAGTGGAATCAGAGTCGATGGTACTGATCAGTTAAACGATGTCGTTCCTAGAGATTAA
- the LOC106368695 gene encoding wax ester synthase/diacylglycerol acyltransferase 3 isoform X4 — translation MKKGKYMASEEEEERGTEEPLSPVSRLLSSPELCAVIVVTLGLKTRCNISSVVAGIKESLIKLPRFSCKLDMDSKNKKKGEPVWVPVRIQVESHVIVPDLDHVNLENPEDFIEDYCSTIANTSMDMSIPPWEFHVLNLKTSNAESVGIVKFHHSLGDGMSLMSLLLACSRKTSDPNALPTIAATTKKHQKSNDKGWWFIGSGFWYMIRFIFINFVEVFKFVLTLCFLRDTKSDLSSEFMDGIQPKKVIHRIINFDDVKLVKNIMQMKVNDVLLGMTQAGLSRYLSRKYDEDTTTEKKKVLDRIHLRGTVAVNLRPYTKIQDLDNVMTKGAKCTWGNFVGLVIFPLWIRSEDDPLEYVRQAKATMDKKKLSLEAFNFYGVIKLNMKFFGEKVVQAISKRLFDHTTLTYSNMMGPDEEISIFDQPISYLAASALTGSQVLNIHFVSYVNKLTISLAVDATVIPDPHRLCDDLVESLNIIKSTALEKFRIS, via the exons ATGAAGAAAGGAAAATACATGGCGagtgaggaggaggaggaaagaGGAACCGAGGAACCACTTAGTCCAGTTTCCCGGCTACTCAGTTCACCTGAACTATGTGCCGTCATTGTGGTAACACTAGGGTTGAAAACTAGATGCAACATATCCTCAGTTGTTGCAGGCATCAAGGAGTCATTGATTAAGCTCCCTCGCTTCTCTTGTAAACTg GACATggatagtaaaaataaaaagaaaggagAACCAGTTTGGGTTCCCGTCAGAATTCAAGTAGAAAGTCATGTAATTGTTCCAGATCTAGATCATGTCAACCTAGAAAATCCTGAGGATTTCATAGAAGATTATTGTTCTACCATAGCCAATACTTCAATGGACATGTCCATACCACCATGGGAGTTTCACGTGTTAAACCTAAAGACTTCAAATGCAGAATCTGTGGGTATAGTAAAATTTCATCATTCTTTGGGGGATGGAATGTCTCTTATGTCACTTTTACTCGCTTGTTCGCGAAAAACATCAGACCCCAACGCACTTCCTACTATTGCtgctacaacaaaaaaacatcaaaaatctAATGATAAGGGTTGGTGGTTTATTGGTAGCGGATTTTGGTATATGATAAGATTCATCTTCATCAATTTTGTTGAAGTGTTTAAATTTGTGCTTACATTATGTTTCCTACGAGACACCAAAAGTGATCTTTCGAGTGAATTCATGGATGGAATTCAACCTAAGAAAGTTATCCATCGGATAATAAACTTTGATGATGTCAAGTTGGTGAAGAACATAATGCAAATG AAGGTAAATGATGTTCTTCTTGGAATGACACAAGCAGGTCTCTCAAGATATTTGAGTAGAAAATATG ATGAAGATACTACGACCGAGAAGAAAAAAGTCTTAGACAGAATTCATCTTCGTGGTACTGTAGCTGTAAACTTAAGACCATATACAAAAATCCAG GATCTGGACAATGTGATGACGAAAGGTGCAAAGTGTACATGGGGAAACTTTGTAGGTCTCGTTATATTTCCTCTGTGGATAAGATCAGAAGATGATCCGTTAGAATATGTCCGACAAGCCAAAGCTACTATGGATAAGAAAAAACTTTCTTTAGAAGCATTTAACTTTTACGGAGTCATCAAACtcaatatgaagttttttggaGAAAAG GTAGTACAAGCTATTTCAAAGAGGTTATTCGATCATACAACATTGACATATTCAAATATGATGGGTCCAGATGAAGAAATAAGTATATTTGACCAACCAATATCTTACCTCGCAGCAAGTGCATTAACAGGATCTCAA GTTCTCAATATCCATTTTGTAAGTTATGTAAACAAGCTTACTATCAGTTTAGCGGTCGATGCAACTGTGATTCCAGATCCTCACCGACTATGTGATGATTTGGTAGAATCTCTCAACATCATCAAATCTACTGCTTTAGAGAAATTTAGGATCTCATAA
- the LOC106368695 gene encoding wax ester synthase/diacylglycerol acyltransferase 3 isoform X3, with amino-acid sequence MKKGKYMASEEEEERGTEEPLSPVSRLLSSPELCAVIVVTLGLKTRCNISSVVAGIKESLIKLPRFSCKLDMDSKNKKKGEPVWVPVRIQVESHVIVPDLDHVNLENPEDFIEDYCSTIANTSMDMSIPPWEFHVLNLKTSNAESVGIVKFHHSLGDGMSLMSLLLACSRKTSDPNALPTIAATTKKHQKSNDKGWWFIGSGFWYMIRFIFINFVEVFKFVLTLCFLRDTKSDLSSEFMDGIQPKKVIHRIINFDDVKLVKNIMQMKVNDVLLGMTQAGLSRYLSRKYADEDTTTEKKKVLDRIHLRGTVAVNLRPYTKIQDLDNVMTKGAKCTWGNFVGLVIFPLWIRSEDDPLEYVRQAKATMDKKKLSLEAFNFYGVIKLNMKFFGEKVVQAISKRLFDHTTLTYSNMMGPDEEISIFDQPISYLAASALTGSQVLNIHFVSYVNKLTISLAVDATVIPDPHRLCDDLVESLNIIKSTALEKFRIS; translated from the exons ATGAAGAAAGGAAAATACATGGCGagtgaggaggaggaggaaagaGGAACCGAGGAACCACTTAGTCCAGTTTCCCGGCTACTCAGTTCACCTGAACTATGTGCCGTCATTGTGGTAACACTAGGGTTGAAAACTAGATGCAACATATCCTCAGTTGTTGCAGGCATCAAGGAGTCATTGATTAAGCTCCCTCGCTTCTCTTGTAAACTg GACATggatagtaaaaataaaaagaaaggagAACCAGTTTGGGTTCCCGTCAGAATTCAAGTAGAAAGTCATGTAATTGTTCCAGATCTAGATCATGTCAACCTAGAAAATCCTGAGGATTTCATAGAAGATTATTGTTCTACCATAGCCAATACTTCAATGGACATGTCCATACCACCATGGGAGTTTCACGTGTTAAACCTAAAGACTTCAAATGCAGAATCTGTGGGTATAGTAAAATTTCATCATTCTTTGGGGGATGGAATGTCTCTTATGTCACTTTTACTCGCTTGTTCGCGAAAAACATCAGACCCCAACGCACTTCCTACTATTGCtgctacaacaaaaaaacatcaaaaatctAATGATAAGGGTTGGTGGTTTATTGGTAGCGGATTTTGGTATATGATAAGATTCATCTTCATCAATTTTGTTGAAGTGTTTAAATTTGTGCTTACATTATGTTTCCTACGAGACACCAAAAGTGATCTTTCGAGTGAATTCATGGATGGAATTCAACCTAAGAAAGTTATCCATCGGATAATAAACTTTGATGATGTCAAGTTGGTGAAGAACATAATGCAAATG AAGGTAAATGATGTTCTTCTTGGAATGACACAAGCAGGTCTCTCAAGATATTTGAGTAGAAAATATG cAGATGAAGATACTACGACCGAGAAGAAAAAAGTCTTAGACAGAATTCATCTTCGTGGTACTGTAGCTGTAAACTTAAGACCATATACAAAAATCCAG GATCTGGACAATGTGATGACGAAAGGTGCAAAGTGTACATGGGGAAACTTTGTAGGTCTCGTTATATTTCCTCTGTGGATAAGATCAGAAGATGATCCGTTAGAATATGTCCGACAAGCCAAAGCTACTATGGATAAGAAAAAACTTTCTTTAGAAGCATTTAACTTTTACGGAGTCATCAAACtcaatatgaagttttttggaGAAAAG GTAGTACAAGCTATTTCAAAGAGGTTATTCGATCATACAACATTGACATATTCAAATATGATGGGTCCAGATGAAGAAATAAGTATATTTGACCAACCAATATCTTACCTCGCAGCAAGTGCATTAACAGGATCTCAA GTTCTCAATATCCATTTTGTAAGTTATGTAAACAAGCTTACTATCAGTTTAGCGGTCGATGCAACTGTGATTCCAGATCCTCACCGACTATGTGATGATTTGGTAGAATCTCTCAACATCATCAAATCTACTGCTTTAGAGAAATTTAGGATCTCATAA
- the LOC106368696 gene encoding protein FAR1-RELATED SEQUENCE 5-like isoform X2: protein MEPREGTEFESEEAAKMFYDDYSRSLGFVMRVMSCRRSERDGRILARRFGCNKEGRCVSVRGKSGSVRKPRQSTREGCKAMVHVKYDRSGKWVVTKFVKEHNHPLVVEPRQARQSLDEKDKRIQELTIELRNKKRLCAAYKEQLDAFAKIVEEYSNRMSKRVESVVENLKEFEEIEFELLRSKQDAIYKPALNV from the exons TGGAGCCTCGTGAAGGCACTGAGTTTGAATCCGAGGAAGCGGCCAAGATGTTCTACGACGATTACTCTAGAAGTTTAGGGTTCGTGATGCGTGTGATGTCTTGTCGGAGATCCGAGAGAGACGGAAGAATCCTTGCCCGGAGATTCGGCTGTAATAAAGAAGGTCGATGTGTTAGTGTTCGTGGCAAGTCTGGTTCTGTCAGGAAACCAAGACAGAGCACGAGAGAAGGTTGTAAGGCCATGGTTCATGTCAAGTACGACCGGTCTGGTAAATGGGTCGTAACCAAGTTCGTTAAAGAACATAACCATCCGCTTGTCGTAGAACCACGACAGGCGCGTCAGAGTTTG GATGAGAAGGACAAGAGGATTCAAGAGTTGACGATAGAGCTGAGGAACAAGAAGCGGTTATGCGCAGCGTATAAGGAGCAGCTAGATGCGTTTGCGAAGATCGTTGAGGAATATAGTAATCGGATGTCGAAGAGAGTTGAGAGTGTGGTTGAGAATTTGAAGGAGTTTGAAGAAATAGAGTTCGAGCTGTTGCGTAGTAAACAAGATGCTATTTATAAGCCAGCTTTAAATGTGTGA
- the LOC106368695 gene encoding wax ester synthase/diacylglycerol acyltransferase 3 isoform X1 has translation MKKGKYMASEEEEERGTEEPLSPVSRLLSSPELCAVIVVTLGLKTRCNISSVVAGIKESLIKLPRFSCKLDMDSKNKKKGEPVWVPVRIQVESHVIVPDLDHVNLENPEDFIEDYCSTIANTSMDMSIPPWEFHVLNLKTSNAESVGIVKFHHSLGDGMSLMSLLLACSRKTSDPNALPTIAATTKKHQKSNDKGWWFIGSGFWYMIRFIFINFVEVFKFVLTLCFLRDTKSDLSSEFMDGIQPKKVIHRIINFDDVKLVKNIMQMKVNDVLLGMTQAGLSRYLSRKYADEDTTTEKKKVLDRIHLRGTVAVNLRPYTKIQDLDNVMTKGAKCTWGNFVGLVIFPLWIRSEDDPLEYVRQAKATMDKKKLSLEAFNFYGVIKLNMKFFGEKVVQAISKRLFDHTTLTYSNMMGPDEEISIFDQPISYLAASALTGSQPQSISKISIYATSFSLRRRSFLIVKILMEFESEDAAKMFYDDYSRSLGFVMRVMSCRRSERDGRILARRFGCNKEGRCVSVRGKSGSVRKPRQSTRGGLVRLCDSC, from the exons ATGAAGAAAGGAAAATACATGGCGagtgaggaggaggaggaaagaGGAACCGAGGAACCACTTAGTCCAGTTTCCCGGCTACTCAGTTCACCTGAACTATGTGCCGTCATTGTGGTAACACTAGGGTTGAAAACTAGATGCAACATATCCTCAGTTGTTGCAGGCATCAAGGAGTCATTGATTAAGCTCCCTCGCTTCTCTTGTAAACTg GACATggatagtaaaaataaaaagaaaggagAACCAGTTTGGGTTCCCGTCAGAATTCAAGTAGAAAGTCATGTAATTGTTCCAGATCTAGATCATGTCAACCTAGAAAATCCTGAGGATTTCATAGAAGATTATTGTTCTACCATAGCCAATACTTCAATGGACATGTCCATACCACCATGGGAGTTTCACGTGTTAAACCTAAAGACTTCAAATGCAGAATCTGTGGGTATAGTAAAATTTCATCATTCTTTGGGGGATGGAATGTCTCTTATGTCACTTTTACTCGCTTGTTCGCGAAAAACATCAGACCCCAACGCACTTCCTACTATTGCtgctacaacaaaaaaacatcaaaaatctAATGATAAGGGTTGGTGGTTTATTGGTAGCGGATTTTGGTATATGATAAGATTCATCTTCATCAATTTTGTTGAAGTGTTTAAATTTGTGCTTACATTATGTTTCCTACGAGACACCAAAAGTGATCTTTCGAGTGAATTCATGGATGGAATTCAACCTAAGAAAGTTATCCATCGGATAATAAACTTTGATGATGTCAAGTTGGTGAAGAACATAATGCAAATG AAGGTAAATGATGTTCTTCTTGGAATGACACAAGCAGGTCTCTCAAGATATTTGAGTAGAAAATATG cAGATGAAGATACTACGACCGAGAAGAAAAAAGTCTTAGACAGAATTCATCTTCGTGGTACTGTAGCTGTAAACTTAAGACCATATACAAAAATCCAG GATCTGGACAATGTGATGACGAAAGGTGCAAAGTGTACATGGGGAAACTTTGTAGGTCTCGTTATATTTCCTCTGTGGATAAGATCAGAAGATGATCCGTTAGAATATGTCCGACAAGCCAAAGCTACTATGGATAAGAAAAAACTTTCTTTAGAAGCATTTAACTTTTACGGAGTCATCAAACtcaatatgaagttttttggaGAAAAG GTAGTACAAGCTATTTCAAAGAGGTTATTCGATCATACAACATTGACATATTCAAATATGATGGGTCCAGATGAAGAAATAAGTATATTTGACCAACCAATATCTTACCTCGCAGCAAGTGCATTAACAGGATCTCAA CCCCAGTCAATTTCTAAAATATCAATTTATGCCACCTCTTTCTCTCTTCGCCGAAGATCCTTTCTGATCGTCAAAATTCTCA TGGAATTTGAATCCGAGGATGCGGCCAAGATGTTCTACGACGATTACTCTAGAAGTTTAGGGTTTGTGATGCGTGTAATGTCTTGTCGGAGATCCGAGAGAGATGGCAGAATCCTTGCCCGGAGATTCGGTTGTAATAAAGAAGGTCGATGTGTTAGTGTCCGTGGCAAGTCTGGTTCTGTCAGGAAACCAAGACAGAGCACGAGAGGAGGACTTGTAAGGCTATGTGATTCATGTTAA
- the LOC106368698 gene encoding uncharacterized protein LOC106368698: MRAPALFAQCLPGLLPQDRGGVSALSEKDLQLPTPAVEIIPSKTSSHNRYSGENLDVLGLPVFKGKVSVADIIGISGSETAPSKYEGSLKSWDSSIVLVDVLKNEIRDGQLSFRGKRVLELGCNYGVPGIFACLKGASSVHFQDLSAETIRCTTIPNVLANLDQARDRQSRQPESPLTPSRQAVSASVRFYAGEWEELPAVLSIIRTDVFEPAAMSLSFSEEDFNDGCSSQDGSVTGQQQQDFFSRRSRKLSGSRAWERANGSDQGGECGYDVILMTEIPYSVTSLKKLYSLIKKCLRPPYGVVYLAAKKQYVGFSNGARHLRNLVDEETILGAHFIKETTDRDVWKFFLK; the protein is encoded by the exons ATGCGAGCGCCAGCTTTGTTTGCGCAATGCTTGCCTGGCTTGCTACCTCAGGATCGTGGCGGTGTCTCTGCACTGTCTGAAAAGGATTTGCAGCTTCCAACACCAGCTGTTGAGATCATACCTTCTAAG aCATCATCTCATAACAGGTATTCAGGGGAGAATCTAGATGTTCTTGGTTTACCAGTTTTTAAG GGGAAAGTAAGTGTTGCTGATATCATAGGGATCTCTGGTTCAGAAACTGCTCCTTCTAAATACGAAG GTTCTCTGAAAAGTTGGGATAGTTCCATTGTTCTAGTTGATGTCCTTAAAAACGAGATCCGTGATGGACAGCTTAGCTTCAGAGGCAAAAGAGTCCTTGAG CTAGGTTGCAACTATGGAGTCCCAGGGATATTTGCCTGCTTGAAA GGTGCTTCCTCAGTCCACTTTCAAGACCTCAGTGCAGAAACAATAAGATGCACAACCATCCCAAACGTTCTCGCAAACCTCGACCAAGCTCGTGACAGGCAAAGCCGCCAACCGGAAAGCCCGCTCACACCGTCAAGACAAGCCGTCTCTGCGTCTGTCCGTTTCTACGCAGGAGAATGGGAAGAGCTCCCGGCCGTTTTATCAATCATAAGAACCGATGTCTTCGAACCAGCTGCGATGAGCTTGAGTTTCTCAGAGGAAGATTTCAACGACGGATGCAGCAGCCAAGACGGGAGCGTTACAGGACAACAACAGCAAGACTTCTTCTCGAGGCGGTCGAGGAAGCTCTCGGGGAGCAGAGCGTGGGAGAGAGCTAACGGGAGTGATCAAGGAGGAGAGTGTGGGTATGATGTTATATTAATGACTGAGATTCCTTACTCGGTTACTTCTCTCAAGAAACTGTATTCTCTCATCAAGAAG TGCCTGAGACCGCCTTACGGTGTGGTGTATTTGGCGGCAAAGAAGCAGTATGTGGGATTCAGCAACGGAGCGAGACATCTGAGAAACTTGGTGGATGAGGAAACTATCTTAGGAGCTCATTTTATTAAAGAAACTACAGACAGAGACGTTTGGAAGTTCTTCCTCAAGTAA